From one Suricata suricatta isolate VVHF042 chromosome 8, meerkat_22Aug2017_6uvM2_HiC, whole genome shotgun sequence genomic stretch:
- the SDR42E2 gene encoding putative short-chain dehydrogenase/reductase family 42E member 2 codes for MKPSPAGSSPEACKAAGQGEKSCPVCQAWGGVSGLGSESGPWPGTGAVSGPTTILGPGPGPGAMSGPGPGPGVVLEPGPRPGAASGPGPGPGATPGLGPVRGAVSGPVPESGAVPGPGPGSGAVSRPRPGPGATSGPEPGLGPGSGAGSVPGPVPGPVPRPGAAPLPGPGVEPRPRRGSGTGPKPSEPETAPTPALQQKTQATPVQAPRQKVLVTGGGGYLGFSLGSSLAKSGSSVVLLDLRRPQWELSPGTEFIQADVQDEEALYRAFRGVDCVFHVASYGMSGAEKLQKEQIESINVGGTKLVINVCVRRRVPRLIYTSTVNVVFGGKPIEQGDEDSVPYFPLEKHVDHYSRTKAIADQLTLMANGTPLPGGGTLRTCVLRPPGIYGPEEQRHLPRVAGHIKKRLFMFRFGDRRTQMNWVHVRNLVQAHVLAAEALTAAKGYVASGQAYYINDGESVNLFEWMAPLFEKLGHSQPWIQLPTSWVYLTATVMEYLHLVLKPICSVPPLLTRSEVRSVAVTHTFQIAKARAQLGYTPDKFHFADVVEQYVRSTSRRSRSSAARTLLRLLLGLLLLLGLLALALHVLGLQPSGV; via the exons ATGAAGCCCAGCCCAGCAGGCTCCTCCCCAGAGGCCTGCAAAGCTGCAGGCCAGGGCGAGAAGAGCTGCCCTGTCTGCCAGGCCTGGGGAGGAGTCTCAGGCCTGGGGTCTGAGTCAGGGCCTTGGCCGGGAACTGGTGCAGTTTCAGGGCCTACTACTATTCTagggcctgggccagggcctggggccaTGTCAGGACCTGGGCCAGGGCCTGGTGTGGTTCTAGAACCTGGACCAAGGCCTGGTGCTGCTTCAGGACCTGGACCAGGGCCTGGTGCTACTCCAGGACTCGGACCAGTGCGTGGTGCTGTGTCTGGACCTGTGCCAGAATCTGGTGCCGTTCCAGGACCTGGACCAGGGTCTGGTGCTGTGTCCAGACCTAGGCCGGGCCCTGGTGCTACTTCAGGACCTGAGCCAGGTCTGGGGCCTGGGTCAGGAGCTGGGTCAGTACCTGGGCCAGTACCTGGGCCAGTACCTAGGCCAGGAGCTGCACCATTACCTGGGCCAGGGGTAGAGCCTAGGCCCAGACGGGGATCTGGAACTGGCCCCAAACCCAGTGAGCCAGAGACAGCCCCAACACCGGCCCTGCAGCAGAAGACTCAGGCCACACCCGTGCAGGCCCCTCGGCAGAAGGTTCTGGTGACTGGAGGAGGAGGCTACCTGGGCTTTAGCCTGGGTTCTAGCCTGGCCAAGAGCGGCAGTTCTGTCGTCCTGCTCGACCTCCGCCGACCGCAGTGGGAGCTGTCCCCGGGGACTGAGTTCATCCAG GCCGATGTCCAAGATGAAGAAGCCCTGTATCGTGCCTTCAGAGGGGTGGACTGCGTCTTCCACGTGGCCTCCTACGGGATGTCCGGTGCTGAGAAG CTGCAAAAAGAGCAAATTGAGTCTATAAATGTTGGAGGCACGAAACTAGTGATCAATG TTTGTGTCCGTCGGCGGGTTCCGAGGCTCATCTACACCAGCACCGTCAATGTCGTGTTCGGCGGGAAGCCCATAGAGCAGGGTGATGAGGACTCTGTGCCATATTTCCCACTGGAGAAG CACGTGGACCACTACTCACGAACCAAAGCCATTGCTGACCAGTTGACCCTCATGGCCAACGGCACACCTCTCCCAG GAGGAGGCACTCTGCGGACGTGTGTGCTCCGGCCCCCAGGGATCTATGGCCCTGAAGAGCAGAGGCACCTGCCCCGTGTGGCG GGCCACATCAAGAAGAGGTTATTCATGTTCCGGTTTGGGGACCGCAGGACACAGATGAACTGGGTCCATGTGCGCAATCTGGTGCAGGCACACGTGCTGGCGGCCGAGGCCCTCACCGCGGCCAAGGGCTACGTGGCT AGTGGCCAGGCATACTACATCAATGACGGGGAGAGTGTCAATCTCTTTGAGTGGATGGCCCCACTG TTTGAGAAGCTAGGGCACAGCCAGCCCTGGATCCAGCTGCCCACTTCCTGGGTTTACCTAACAG CTACGGTGATGGAGTATCTGCACTTGGTCTTGAAGCCCATCTGCAGTGTCCCGCCACTGCTCACCCGGAGCGAG GTGCGCAGCGTGGCCGTGACGCACACCTTCCAGATCGCCAAGGCCCGCGCCCAACTTGGCTACACGCCAGACAAGTTCCACTTCGCCGACGTAGTAGAGCAATACGTGAGGTCTACGAGCCGGCGGTCCCGCAGCTCCGCCGCGCGGACGCTCCTACGCCTGCTGCtcgggctgctgctgctgctcggGCTGCTCGCCCTGGCCCTGCATGTCCTAGGCCTGCAGCCGTCCGGCGTCTGA